In a single window of the Motilibacter peucedani genome:
- a CDS encoding putative quinol monooxygenase: protein MRSLLVRFSLVSDAAAAEFDDLLSAALPGVEADEPGTLVYLVHRVADPLERVVTAVYADAAAHETHNARPGMAALLARLPELTSSVLVEEHSSVTGFAHLPAKELV from the coding sequence TTGAGGTCGCTGCTGGTGCGGTTCTCATTGGTGTCTGACGCGGCCGCAGCTGAGTTTGACGACCTGCTCTCCGCGGCGCTGCCCGGCGTCGAGGCCGACGAGCCGGGAACGCTGGTCTATCTGGTGCACCGCGTCGCCGACCCGCTCGAGCGGGTGGTGACCGCCGTCTATGCCGATGCCGCCGCGCACGAGACGCACAACGCGCGGCCGGGCATGGCCGCGCTGCTGGCACGGCTTCCGGAGCTCACGTCATCCGTCCTCGTCGAGGAGCACAGCTCCGTGACCGGGTTCGCCCATCTGCCCGCCAAGGAGCTGGTCTGA
- a CDS encoding fumarylacetoacetate hydrolase family protein translates to MSLVRLSSGWAVTSASGTVALGHPLGDLLAMPLSDARSVVSSVSGSGVEGVPLPPVDEQEVWAAGVTYERSREGRREESGAAALYTQVYDAERPELFFKSVPSRVVTDGQPVGIRADSGWDVPEPELGLVVNSSGEIFGYVVGNDMSSRSIEGENPLYLPQAKVYTRSCALSDRIVPVWEAGEGPFAMSVRISREASTLWESAGSTSSLHRTLPDLVDWLFRGLEFPRGVVLLTGTGLVPDRDVTLAAGDVIDIEIEGVGRLSNPVVVVGR, encoded by the coding sequence ATGTCGCTCGTACGCCTGTCGTCCGGCTGGGCGGTGACGTCGGCCTCCGGCACGGTGGCCCTCGGGCACCCGCTGGGCGACCTGCTCGCGATGCCGCTCTCCGATGCGCGGTCCGTCGTCTCCTCGGTGTCCGGCTCAGGTGTCGAGGGTGTGCCCCTGCCGCCCGTCGACGAGCAGGAGGTGTGGGCCGCCGGCGTGACCTACGAGCGCTCCCGCGAGGGCCGGCGCGAGGAGTCCGGCGCCGCCGCGCTATACACGCAGGTCTACGACGCTGAGCGGCCCGAGCTGTTCTTCAAGTCGGTGCCTTCGCGGGTCGTGACCGATGGCCAGCCAGTGGGCATCCGCGCCGATTCTGGCTGGGACGTGCCCGAGCCCGAGCTCGGCCTGGTGGTCAACAGCAGCGGCGAGATCTTCGGCTACGTCGTCGGCAACGACATGAGCAGCCGGTCGATCGAGGGCGAGAACCCGCTCTACCTGCCGCAGGCCAAGGTCTACACGCGCTCGTGCGCGCTGTCGGACCGCATCGTGCCGGTGTGGGAGGCGGGCGAGGGGCCGTTCGCGATGTCGGTGCGCATCTCGCGGGAGGCGTCGACGCTCTGGGAGTCGGCGGGGTCGACCTCGTCACTGCACCGTACGCTGCCCGACCTGGTCGACTGGCTGTTCCGCGGGCTCGAGTTCCCGCGTGGGGTCGTGCTGCTGACGGGTACGGGCCTGGTGCCCGACCGCGACGTCACCCTGGCCGCCGGGGACGTCATCGACATCGAGATCGAAGGCGTGGGGCGGCTGTCCAACCCGGTCGTCGTCGTCGGCCGCTAG
- a CDS encoding aldehyde dehydrogenase family protein, with translation MTATLESTSPQAPSDVIATVPEMSADDVRAAYARAKEAARSWATGTATSRSVALDTCATALARASDEMAELVVREVGKPLTEARGEVARGIAILRYYAQLALLPEGDVIPSADGVSLLHTRRKPHGVAGLITPWNFPVAIPLWKAAPALAFGNTVLLKPAEESPACALRLAEIFSSAFPEGVFQVVTGGGEAGAAVISVADVVSFTGSTAVGASIRKAAAERGIPAQCEMGGQNASIVLPDADLAVAARVIAGAAMGYAGQKCTATSRVIVVGGQSAADAFAEQLGAAVAALSYGDPASADTVVGPVINSDARSAVVSSVSAAVSAGGVAVTGGTAGDSEGWYVSPAVVSRLAADDRLLREEVFGPVCAVVAASDADDAVRITNSVPYGLVAAVFTDSLGSALKLVPQLEVGMAKVNAPTSGVDYFAPFGGDKDSSYGPREQGTAARDFYTKTMTVTFAP, from the coding sequence GTGACCGCAACACTCGAGAGCACCTCGCCGCAGGCACCGTCGGACGTCATCGCCACGGTGCCGGAGATGTCGGCCGACGACGTACGCGCCGCCTACGCCCGCGCGAAGGAGGCCGCCCGCTCGTGGGCGACGGGCACGGCGACCTCGCGCTCGGTCGCGCTCGACACCTGCGCGACCGCGCTGGCGCGGGCGTCGGACGAGATGGCCGAGCTGGTGGTCCGCGAGGTCGGCAAGCCGCTGACCGAGGCGCGCGGAGAGGTAGCGCGTGGCATCGCCATCTTGCGTTACTACGCCCAGCTGGCGCTGCTCCCCGAGGGCGACGTCATCCCGTCCGCCGACGGTGTCTCGCTCCTGCACACCCGCCGCAAGCCGCACGGCGTGGCCGGGCTCATCACGCCGTGGAACTTCCCCGTCGCAATCCCGTTGTGGAAGGCCGCGCCCGCGCTGGCGTTCGGCAACACGGTCCTGCTCAAGCCGGCCGAGGAGTCGCCGGCGTGCGCGCTGCGGCTCGCCGAGATCTTCTCCTCCGCCTTCCCTGAGGGCGTGTTCCAGGTCGTGACCGGCGGGGGAGAGGCGGGCGCGGCGGTCATCTCGGTCGCTGACGTCGTCTCGTTCACCGGGTCGACCGCTGTGGGAGCGTCCATCCGCAAGGCGGCGGCCGAGCGGGGCATCCCGGCGCAGTGCGAGATGGGCGGCCAGAACGCGTCGATCGTGCTGCCGGACGCGGACCTCGCCGTTGCTGCTCGCGTGATCGCCGGCGCCGCCATGGGCTACGCCGGGCAGAAGTGCACGGCCACCTCGCGGGTGATCGTCGTCGGCGGCCAGTCCGCGGCTGACGCGTTCGCCGAGCAGCTGGGCGCGGCTGTGGCTGCGCTGTCCTACGGCGACCCCGCTTCGGCCGACACGGTGGTCGGACCGGTCATCAACTCCGACGCGCGTTCTGCCGTGGTGTCGTCCGTCTCCGCGGCCGTCTCCGCCGGTGGCGTCGCCGTAACGGGTGGCACGGCGGGTGACAGCGAAGGCTGGTACGTGTCGCCCGCCGTCGTCTCGCGCCTGGCCGCCGACGACCGCCTGCTGCGCGAGGAGGTCTTCGGCCCGGTGTGCGCAGTGGTGGCGGCGTCCGACGCAGACGACGCCGTACGCATCACGAACTCCGTGCCCTACGGCCTGGTGGCCGCGGTCTTCACCGACTCGCTCGGCTCGGCGCTGAAGCTCGTGCCCCAGCTCGAGGTCGGCATGGCGAAGGTGAACGCGCCCACCTCGGGCGTGGACTACTTCGCGCCCTTCGGGGGCGACAAGGACTCGTCCTACGGGCCGCGCGAGCAGGGCACCGCGGCGCGGGACTTCTACACGAAGACGATGACGGTGACCTTCGCGCCCTGA
- a CDS encoding type II toxin-antitoxin system VapC family toxin → MPELPARALLDTSVVIDFQRIPAALLPAQVAICAVTLAELAAGPFATADPDERARRQDRLQRTEAAFDPLPVDLEAARAYGRVYAAVVASGRQPRRRTADLLIASVAVAQGLPLVTRNGADFSGLESLLDVIEV, encoded by the coding sequence GTGCCTGAGCTGCCCGCACGTGCTCTGCTCGACACCTCGGTCGTGATCGACTTCCAGAGGATCCCTGCTGCGCTGCTTCCGGCTCAGGTGGCGATCTGCGCGGTGACCCTCGCTGAACTGGCGGCCGGCCCCTTCGCTACTGCTGATCCCGACGAGCGCGCCCGGAGGCAGGACCGACTGCAGCGGACCGAAGCGGCGTTCGATCCGCTGCCCGTTGATCTCGAAGCCGCACGCGCCTACGGCCGGGTCTACGCGGCCGTCGTCGCCTCCGGTCGGCAGCCCAGACGCCGAACAGCCGACCTTCTCATCGCGTCAGTGGCGGTCGCGCAAGGACTGCCCCTCGTCACCCGCAACGGTGCTGACTTCTCCGGTCTCGAGTCGCTGCTTGACGTGATCGAGGTCTAG
- a CDS encoding type II toxin-antitoxin system Phd/YefM family antitoxin has product MSESISQRELRNDSARIMRALGAGDSFVVTSNGQPVGELRPLRRHTFVDASAVVEVFRNAPEVEWRRLRDDLDAVADQDATPRA; this is encoded by the coding sequence ATGAGCGAGTCCATCAGCCAGCGCGAGCTCCGCAACGACAGCGCGCGCATCATGAGGGCGCTCGGCGCCGGAGACAGTTTCGTCGTCACCAGCAATGGTCAGCCCGTGGGGGAACTGCGTCCGCTGAGGCGACACACGTTCGTGGATGCCAGTGCCGTCGTCGAGGTGTTCCGCAACGCTCCCGAGGTGGAGTGGCGGCGACTGCGCGACGACCTGGACGCGGTCGCCGATCAGGACGCGACGCCTCGTGCCTGA
- a CDS encoding DNA/RNA helicase domain-containing protein has translation MPPPARVTSCCLGTSVPLRLSAGSLAASTDSIAERLFEQMLHETGRHTSPAESRSWKRSLPVLAADLVEAGLSGVEVLLEYQLPLTSQRADVVLAGVNPRTRRPSYVVVELKQWTTAHAWEGDSNLVEVPGMPGGPKLHPARQVKNYCTHIVDFARALSGDEDAVVGAAYLHNATQREAISDLYELAPDAHGQLFSGADRGAWLNFLRSRLDGATPGAEAADLLLHSSIAPSRQLLTVAAEEIQQREMFTLQGNQQLAVDLVHHEVDKARRSDFKSVVLITGGPGSGKSVIALSLLGDLARQGRTVIHATGSRSFTQTLRKVAGARAPRVQRLFRYFNSFMDAEPNALDVLILDEAHRIRETSVNRYTRAALRTGRPQIEELLDAARVPVFLLDQNQVVRPGEMGAVETIEAAAAARGLPVRRVPLDEQFRCGGSLAYVLWVEALLGLRPADDLAWPGDDRFQLEVADTPQELEAAIRSAQEQGFNGRLTAGYCWPWSNPRADDSLVNDVQVGDWSRPWNSKADRYLGAVPPAALWASDPGGIDQVGCVYTAQGFEYDWNGVILGPDLVWRDGRFVSRRAENKDPDFRNRTAVSDERFDQLVRNVYKVLLTRGMIGTVIYSTDRETRDALRALTRSVATSSAGGTHVAKVR, from the coding sequence ATGCCCCCACCCGCACGAGTCACTTCGTGCTGCCTGGGGACATCGGTGCCGCTTCGTCTCTCCGCGGGTTCGCTCGCCGCTTCGACCGACTCCATCGCCGAGCGCTTGTTCGAGCAGATGCTGCATGAGACCGGACGACACACCTCGCCCGCGGAGTCCCGCTCGTGGAAGAGGAGCCTGCCGGTGCTGGCGGCAGATCTCGTCGAAGCTGGCTTGTCGGGTGTCGAGGTGCTTCTCGAGTATCAGCTTCCGCTGACGTCGCAGCGGGCGGACGTGGTCCTGGCCGGCGTCAACCCGCGCACCCGGCGCCCGTCCTACGTCGTGGTGGAGCTCAAGCAGTGGACCACGGCGCACGCGTGGGAGGGCGACAGCAACCTCGTCGAGGTGCCCGGCATGCCGGGCGGCCCCAAGCTCCACCCGGCGAGACAGGTCAAGAACTACTGCACCCACATCGTGGACTTCGCCCGGGCGCTGTCTGGCGACGAGGACGCGGTCGTAGGGGCGGCCTACCTCCACAACGCCACGCAGCGCGAGGCGATCAGCGACCTCTACGAGCTCGCTCCCGATGCCCACGGTCAGCTCTTCTCGGGTGCGGACCGAGGGGCCTGGTTGAACTTCTTGAGGTCGAGGCTGGACGGCGCGACACCGGGGGCGGAAGCAGCCGACCTGCTCCTGCACTCCAGCATCGCCCCCTCCCGCCAGCTGCTGACGGTCGCCGCCGAAGAGATCCAACAGCGCGAGATGTTCACGCTGCAGGGCAATCAGCAGCTCGCCGTCGATCTCGTCCACCACGAGGTGGACAAGGCGCGACGAAGCGACTTCAAGTCCGTGGTGCTCATCACCGGTGGTCCCGGTAGCGGCAAGAGCGTCATCGCCCTGTCGTTGTTGGGGGACCTCGCCCGCCAGGGCAGGACCGTCATCCACGCGACGGGATCGCGTTCCTTCACCCAGACGCTGCGCAAGGTGGCGGGCGCGCGGGCGCCCCGCGTACAGCGCCTGTTCCGCTACTTCAACTCGTTCATGGACGCCGAGCCGAACGCTCTCGACGTCCTGATCCTCGACGAGGCGCACCGCATCCGGGAGACGTCCGTCAACCGCTATACCCGGGCGGCGCTGCGCACGGGCCGCCCGCAGATCGAAGAGCTGCTCGACGCCGCGCGTGTGCCGGTGTTCCTGCTCGACCAGAACCAGGTGGTGCGGCCGGGCGAGATGGGAGCGGTCGAGACCATCGAGGCGGCGGCCGCCGCGCGGGGACTGCCGGTGCGGCGGGTGCCGCTCGACGAGCAGTTCCGCTGCGGCGGAAGCCTGGCGTACGTCTTGTGGGTCGAGGCGCTCCTCGGCCTCCGACCGGCCGACGACCTCGCCTGGCCCGGCGATGACCGCTTCCAGCTCGAGGTCGCCGACACCCCTCAGGAGCTGGAGGCCGCGATCCGCTCCGCGCAGGAGCAGGGCTTCAACGGCCGCCTGACGGCGGGCTACTGCTGGCCGTGGAGCAACCCGCGAGCGGACGACAGCCTCGTGAACGACGTGCAGGTCGGCGACTGGTCACGTCCGTGGAACAGCAAGGCTGACCGCTACCTCGGCGCAGTGCCTCCGGCCGCGCTCTGGGCCAGCGATCCCGGTGGGATCGACCAGGTGGGGTGCGTCTACACGGCGCAGGGGTTCGAGTACGACTGGAACGGCGTCATACTCGGCCCGGACCTCGTGTGGCGCGACGGCCGCTTCGTCAGCAGGCGGGCGGAGAACAAAGACCCCGACTTCCGCAACCGCACGGCGGTCAGCGACGAGCGCTTCGACCAGCTCGTGCGCAACGTCTACAAGGTGCTGCTGACCCGCGGCATGATCGGCACGGTGATCTACTCGACCGACCGGGAGACGCGCGACGCGCTGCGAGCCCTGACCCGCTCGGTGGCGACTTCTTCGGCCGGCGGCACGCACGTCGCGAAGGTGCGGTAG
- a CDS encoding SMP-30/gluconolactonase/LRE family protein — MRAERVTDRVTYHGEGAVWSSAWGGLRFVDMHAGDLMSLAAAGTVTREHLGELAACVRPRVGGGMVAAVKRGFMLEDPDGTRHTLPELWSDTGIRMNEGGCDPAGSFYCGSMSYSLEPGAGSVYRLSPGGKVDVALTGVTIPNGFAFSPDHLTAYHAETTTGEVRAYNWSVEDGLTNGRPFARIPDDAGAPDGLTVDSEGGLWVALWQGGAVWHFDSAGRHDETVEVGASQVTSCALGGDGLDELWITTSWEGMDEDAEPVAGSLFRAQVGVKGLEPLPYAG; from the coding sequence ATGCGTGCTGAGCGGGTCACTGACCGGGTCACCTACCACGGCGAGGGCGCCGTCTGGTCGAGCGCGTGGGGCGGGCTGCGCTTCGTCGACATGCACGCCGGCGACCTGATGAGCCTCGCCGCAGCCGGCACAGTGACGCGCGAGCACTTGGGTGAGCTCGCCGCCTGCGTACGCCCGCGGGTCGGCGGCGGGATGGTGGCTGCCGTGAAGCGCGGCTTCATGCTCGAGGACCCGGACGGTACGCGGCACACCCTCCCCGAGCTGTGGAGCGACACCGGCATCCGGATGAACGAGGGCGGCTGCGACCCCGCCGGCAGCTTCTACTGCGGCTCGATGTCCTACTCGCTCGAGCCGGGCGCCGGCAGCGTCTACCGCCTGTCGCCCGGCGGGAAGGTCGACGTGGCCCTGACCGGCGTGACCATCCCGAACGGCTTCGCCTTCTCCCCCGACCACCTCACGGCCTACCACGCCGAGACCACGACCGGTGAGGTCCGCGCCTACAACTGGTCGGTCGAGGACGGGCTGACCAACGGTCGTCCGTTCGCGCGCATCCCCGACGACGCCGGGGCGCCCGACGGGCTGACGGTCGACAGCGAGGGCGGGCTCTGGGTCGCATTGTGGCAGGGCGGCGCGGTGTGGCACTTCGACTCCGCCGGCCGGCACGACGAGACGGTTGAGGTGGGCGCCAGCCAGGTGACTTCGTGCGCGTTGGGCGGCGACGGGCTCGACGAGCTGTGGATCACCACGTCGTGGGAGGGCATGGACGAGGACGCCGAGCCCGTCGCGGGTTCACTGTTCCGAGCGCAGGTCGGCGTCAAGGGGCTCGAGCCGCTGCCCTACGCCGGCTGA
- a CDS encoding aldo/keto reductase yields the protein MAEHDLGTRTLGPEGLRVSTLGLGCMGMSQSYGTADEAESLATIARALELGIFFLDTADVYGDGHNEELVGRAIKSRRDEVVLATKFSLSRDASGAMQTNGRPEYVKASCDASLRRLGVETIDLYYQHRVDRTVPIEDTLGAMAELVQAGKVRHLGLSEASSASLERAAAVHPITALQSEWSLWTRDLEDDVVGTARRLGIGIVPFSPLGRGFLTGAITSPDDFGPDDFRKNNPRFQGENFDRNLRLVDEVRRIADEKGCTAGQLALAWVLAQGDDVVPIPGTKRRSYLEENAGAVAVELSEDDLRRLGEIGTPAGGRYPQADYTYGDSPERTTG from the coding sequence ATGGCGGAGCACGACCTCGGCACACGCACGCTCGGCCCGGAGGGGCTCCGCGTCTCGACGCTCGGGCTCGGCTGCATGGGCATGTCGCAGTCCTACGGCACGGCTGACGAGGCCGAGTCGCTCGCGACGATCGCCCGCGCGCTCGAGCTCGGCATCTTCTTCCTCGACACCGCCGACGTCTACGGCGACGGCCACAACGAGGAGCTCGTCGGTCGCGCGATCAAGAGCCGGCGCGACGAGGTCGTCCTCGCGACGAAGTTCTCGCTGAGCCGCGACGCGTCGGGCGCCATGCAGACGAACGGCCGCCCGGAGTACGTCAAGGCGAGCTGCGACGCGAGCCTGCGACGCCTGGGCGTCGAGACCATCGACCTCTACTACCAGCATCGCGTCGACCGCACCGTCCCGATCGAGGACACCCTCGGTGCGATGGCCGAGCTGGTGCAGGCCGGCAAGGTACGCCACCTCGGCCTCTCGGAGGCCAGCTCGGCGAGCCTCGAGCGGGCCGCCGCCGTGCACCCCATCACCGCGCTGCAGAGCGAGTGGTCACTGTGGACGCGCGACCTGGAGGACGACGTGGTCGGCACCGCCCGCCGGCTGGGCATCGGCATCGTGCCCTTCAGCCCGCTCGGCCGCGGCTTCCTCACCGGCGCGATCACCTCACCCGACGACTTCGGGCCCGACGACTTCCGCAAGAACAACCCGCGCTTCCAGGGCGAGAACTTCGACCGCAACCTCCGGCTCGTCGACGAGGTCCGCCGCATCGCCGACGAGAAGGGCTGCACCGCCGGGCAGCTGGCCCTTGCGTGGGTGCTGGCCCAAGGCGACGACGTCGTGCCCATCCCCGGCACCAAGCGACGCTCCTACCTCGAGGAGAACGCGGGCGCCGTGGCCGTCGAGCTGAGCGAGGACGACCTGCGCCGGCTCGGTGAGATCGGGACGCCGGCCGGCGGACGCTACCCGCAGGCGGACTACACCTACGGCGACAGCCCCGAGCGCACGACGGGCTGA
- a CDS encoding TfoX/Sxy family protein, which produces MDKSPPELVERFEELATLVPGAVRKQMFGYPCCVVGGHMFASLFEDSLVLRLAEASRSELMETHEAVRQFEPRAGRPMTGFVRVPGPLAHDDAIEAWVLAAYEQAAALPPKAPKR; this is translated from the coding sequence ATGGACAAGTCACCACCCGAGCTGGTCGAGCGGTTCGAGGAGCTCGCCACACTCGTACCCGGCGCCGTGCGCAAGCAGATGTTCGGCTACCCGTGCTGCGTGGTCGGCGGGCACATGTTCGCCTCGCTGTTCGAGGACTCGCTCGTGCTCAGGCTGGCGGAAGCCAGCAGGAGCGAGCTGATGGAGACCCACGAGGCGGTGCGGCAGTTCGAGCCGCGCGCCGGCCGGCCCATGACCGGCTTCGTCCGAGTGCCCGGCCCGCTCGCGCACGACGACGCGATCGAGGCGTGGGTCCTCGCGGCGTACGAACAGGCGGCCGCCCTCCCACCCAAGGCCCCCAAGCGATGA
- a CDS encoding TrkH family potassium uptake protein, translating into MPNSARRTQRRRPSPPAQIVILVFGLGLAVATVLLRLPIAAKGSQSATWLQSLFTAASAIFVTGLQVDTPDWTPFGNAVILAGIQVGGFGIMTLSSVLALLVSHRLGLRNRILAQTETAGFGLGDVRRVVLVVLVTSLAIETVGAVVLSLRFALAHDMGIGSAVWNGVFTSVSSFNQAGLVLSKNSLVPYVGDAWICLTVSVAAILGGFGFPVLLEIGREGRRVGWHPREIFGGRRTWTLHTRITVAGTLLLLVVGFVTLAAAEWSNSKTLAPLSWPHKLLAAFFMSAQSRSTGFNSVDIGGMTDEGWLATDALMFIGGGSASTAGGIKVTTFFVLLFAIIAEARGDAHVQVFRRTIPEQTLRIAVSVALLGVAWVFAGTLLLLALSNQPLDKVLFESISAFSTTGLSAGITADLPKPAQAVLVLLMFVGRVGTVTTASALALRERRQLYRYPAERTLIG; encoded by the coding sequence GTGCCCAACTCGGCCCGCCGCACCCAGCGCCGCCGGCCGAGCCCGCCCGCTCAGATCGTGATCCTGGTATTCGGTCTGGGGCTGGCCGTGGCGACGGTGCTGCTCCGGCTGCCGATCGCGGCGAAGGGTTCGCAGTCGGCAACGTGGCTGCAGTCGCTGTTCACGGCCGCGTCAGCGATCTTCGTCACGGGTCTGCAGGTCGACACGCCGGACTGGACGCCGTTCGGCAACGCGGTGATCCTCGCCGGCATCCAGGTCGGCGGTTTCGGGATCATGACGCTGTCCTCGGTCCTGGCGCTGCTTGTGTCGCACCGGCTGGGGCTGCGCAACCGGATCCTCGCGCAGACCGAGACGGCGGGCTTCGGGCTCGGCGACGTACGCCGGGTCGTCCTCGTCGTGCTCGTGACCTCGCTCGCGATCGAGACGGTCGGCGCGGTCGTGCTCTCGTTGAGGTTCGCGCTGGCCCACGACATGGGCATCGGGTCCGCGGTGTGGAACGGCGTGTTCACCTCGGTGTCGTCGTTCAACCAGGCCGGGCTCGTGCTCAGCAAGAACAGCCTGGTGCCCTACGTCGGCGACGCCTGGATCTGCCTGACGGTGTCGGTCGCGGCGATCCTCGGCGGGTTCGGCTTCCCGGTGCTGCTGGAGATCGGCCGGGAGGGCCGCCGCGTCGGCTGGCACCCGCGCGAGATATTCGGCGGACGGCGTACGTGGACGCTGCACACCCGTATCACCGTCGCTGGCACGCTCCTCCTGCTGGTCGTCGGGTTCGTGACGCTGGCGGCGGCCGAGTGGAGCAACTCGAAGACGCTCGCGCCGCTGAGCTGGCCGCACAAGCTGCTCGCGGCGTTCTTCATGAGCGCGCAGTCGCGCTCGACCGGGTTCAACTCGGTCGACATCGGCGGCATGACGGACGAGGGGTGGCTGGCGACCGACGCGCTGATGTTCATCGGCGGGGGTAGCGCCTCGACGGCCGGCGGCATCAAGGTCACGACGTTCTTCGTGCTGCTCTTCGCGATCATCGCGGAGGCGCGCGGCGACGCGCACGTGCAGGTGTTCCGCCGCACGATCCCGGAGCAGACGCTGCGCATCGCGGTGTCGGTGGCGCTGCTCGGGGTGGCGTGGGTGTTCGCGGGTACGTTGCTCCTCCTCGCCCTGAGCAACCAGCCGCTCGACAAGGTGTTGTTCGAGTCGATCTCGGCCTTCAGCACGACCGGTCTGAGCGCGGGCATCACGGCCGACCTGCCCAAGCCGGCGCAGGCGGTGCTCGTGCTGCTGATGTTCGTCGGACGGGTGGGTACGGTGACGACAGCGTCCGCGCTCGCTCTGCGTGAGCGGCGTCAGCTCTACCGCTACCCGGCGGAGCGGACGCTGATCGGCTGA
- a CDS encoding potassium channel family protein, which produces MGRNIVEGGVLVVGLGRFGSTLAKSLERSGTSVIAVDPRQEVVQEMSNYCTHVVQADWTSEEALRQVGAGDCEVAVVAIGTDIEASILATSVLVDIGIPHIWAKAVTEPHGRILSRVGAHHVVYPEQDAGKRVAHLLTERILDFIDLGDGHAIVKISAHRGLRGRSLAESHLRSKYGVTVVAIKRQDGRIDPAAADTVVGEGDQLIVMGETRDTERFAAE; this is translated from the coding sequence GTGGGGCGCAACATAGTCGAGGGCGGGGTGCTCGTCGTCGGGCTCGGCCGCTTCGGCAGCACGCTCGCCAAGTCGCTCGAGCGGTCGGGTACGAGCGTGATCGCCGTCGATCCGCGCCAGGAGGTGGTGCAGGAGATGTCGAACTACTGCACCCACGTCGTGCAGGCTGACTGGACGAGCGAGGAGGCGCTGCGGCAGGTCGGGGCCGGTGACTGCGAGGTGGCCGTCGTGGCGATCGGCACCGACATCGAGGCGAGCATCTTGGCGACCTCGGTGCTGGTCGACATCGGCATCCCGCACATCTGGGCGAAGGCGGTCACCGAGCCGCATGGGCGGATCCTGAGCAGGGTGGGCGCGCACCACGTTGTCTATCCCGAGCAGGACGCGGGGAAGCGGGTTGCGCACCTGCTCACCGAGCGAATCCTCGACTTCATCGACCTCGGCGACGGGCACGCGATCGTCAAGATCAGTGCGCACAGGGGGCTGAGGGGGCGGTCGCTGGCCGAGTCGCACCTGCGGTCGAAGTACGGCGTCACCGTTGTGGCGATCAAGCGGCAGGACGGGAGGATTGATCCTGCTGCGGCGGACACTGTGGTGGGGGAGGGGGACCAGTTGATCGTCATGGGGGAGACGCGGGATACGGAGCGGTTTGCGGCGGAGTAG
- a CDS encoding very short patch repair endonuclease, with amino-acid sequence MRTTGPRHHAPRELELLSAGGCLTSQPRYDRSRGPDERESDVEPCGRDSVSVPRQSFTGEPGAAVQPPGWLSTPKGQHLRGRRAQDTKPELALRRALHALGLRFRLQRRLAPGCRPDVIFIAGRVAIFVDGCFWHGCPQHGRKTPFKGPNATLWEEKMSRNRERDARASVLASTQGYRVLRLWECEINRDRGASAALRVSALLRPPSGPASATQE; translated from the coding sequence GTGCGGACGACTGGGCCGCGGCACCACGCCCCACGAGAGCTGGAGTTGCTCAGCGCCGGCGGCTGCCTGACCAGCCAGCCCCGGTACGATCGCAGTCGAGGTCCTGACGAGCGGGAGAGCGATGTCGAACCGTGCGGCCGAGATTCCGTGAGCGTCCCTCGGCAGTCCTTCACGGGCGAACCCGGCGCGGCCGTGCAACCACCTGGCTGGCTGTCGACGCCGAAGGGTCAGCACCTGCGGGGCAGACGAGCCCAGGACACGAAACCCGAACTCGCTCTTCGCCGCGCTCTGCATGCTCTCGGCCTCCGCTTCCGGCTACAGCGACGGCTGGCACCCGGCTGCCGGCCTGACGTGATCTTCATTGCGGGCCGCGTCGCAATCTTCGTTGACGGGTGCTTCTGGCACGGGTGCCCGCAGCACGGGCGGAAGACCCCTTTCAAAGGCCCGAACGCGACTCTGTGGGAAGAGAAGATGAGCCGGAACCGCGAGCGCGACGCACGTGCAAGCGTACTGGCTTCGACACAGGGCTACCGCGTATTGCGGCTATGGGAATGCGAGATCAATCGCGATCGCGGGGCGTCGGCCGCTCTCCGTGTGAGCGCTCTCCTGCGGCCACCTTCGGGACCAGCATCAGCGACGCAAGAATAA